The following proteins are encoded in a genomic region of Vespa velutina chromosome 23, iVesVel2.1, whole genome shotgun sequence:
- the LOC124956650 gene encoding peflin, producing MYEYNPENQISPEIHQWFALVDKDRSGRITATELQAALANGKGGTFSESVCKLMINMFGQKKDGTIDIVEFQEVYKYINHWIHFLRDIDLDNSGTIQENELNVVLTKMGYTVSPTFVEFLIKKCDPGNCQSMSVDQFIMFCIQLDKFTGAFRNRDTDKKGVITVGFEDFLTIAVDCSLY from the exons atgtatgaatataacCCAGAAAATCAAATAAGCCCAGAGATACATCAATGGTTTGCCTTAGTTGACAAAGACAGAAGCGGTAGAATTACAGCAACTGAATTACAAGCTGCATTAGCAAATGGAAAAGGTGGAACCTTTTCTGAATCAGTTTGTAAACTGATGATCA ATATGTTTGGTCAAAAAAAAGATGGTACTATAGATATAGTAGAATTTCAAgaggtatataaatatataaatcattggaTTCATTTCTTACGTGATATCGATCTTGACAATTCTGGAACTATACAGGAAAACGAATTAAATGTAGTATTAACTAAAATGGGTTATACAGTTAGCCCTACATTTGTAGAATTTCTTATAAAGAAATGCGATCCTGGTAATTGTCAAAGTATGAGTGTCGATCAATTTATCATGTTTTGTATCCAATTAGACAAATTTACAG GAGCATTCAGAAATAGAGATACGGATAAAAAAGGAGTCATTACTGTTGGATTTGAAGATTTCTTGACAATAGCTGTCGATTGTAGCTTATactaa